The Syntrophales bacterium DNA segment GCTTTGCCAATACGGCAGGGGGCAAGATTCTGCTGGGGGTGCGCGACGACGGCACCGTCAAGGGGATTGCCGATACCAACGCGCTACGCGCCCGTATCCAGGACATCGCCCGCAACTGCGACCCGTCGGTGAAGATCCTGCTGCAACGAATCGGCGAGGTCATCGTGGTGACAGTTCGCGAGAGCGAATCAAAGCCGGTGCAGTGCAGCGACGGTTATTTCTGGCGGCAGGGCGCCGTTACCCAGAAGCTCAGCCGAGATGAGATTCGGGATCTGTTCCGCAGTGAGGGGGCTATCCGTTTCGATACCTCGGTCTGTCCGAAATTCCGCTACCCTCAGGACTTCGACCGGGAGAAGTACAATGCCTGGCTCCGGTTGAGCGGCATCACCGGCCGTCCCAGCACCGAGGACGTTCTGGTCAACATCGAAGCAGCCGAGCGTTCCGGCACCAAGCTCCTTTTCCGCAATGCCGGTGTTCTCTTCTTCGCCAAGAACGTCAGACATTTTTTCAACCAGGCCTACGTCACCTGTCTCCTGGCCAAAGGCACGGACAAGGTGCACATCCTGGACCGCAAGGATTTTGCCGGCGGCATCGTTGCGGATATCGAGGACAGCCTGCGCTTCATCGAGCGCAATACCCGCACGGCCTACCGGATTGAAGGGCTGCGCCGGGAGGACGTCCCGGAATACCCGATGAAGGCCCTGCGCGAAGCCATCACCAATGCGGTCATGCATCGCGACTGGTTCATGGAGGGGGCCAATGTTTTCGTGGAGATCTATACCGACCGGATCGAGATCTCCAGCCCCGGCGGCCTGCCCAAGGGGATGAAGCTTGCCGACCTTGGCCGGAAGAGCATCCGCCGTAATGCCCTGCTTGCCGACCTGCTCCACCGCATCACTTTCATCGAAAAGGCAGGAACCGGTATCAAGCGAATGCGCGAGGAGGCACGGGCACAGCATTGTCCGCCACCGACCTTCGAGGAGAACGGATTTTTCACCGCGATCTTCTATCCCAGTCCGGAGGTACGGACGCAGGCGGGCGCAAAAGAGGCACCAAGTACCGCACAAGTCGGGACCAAGAAGGGATCAAATCAGGCACATGATAAGGCCCATGACGTGGAAGCCACCCCACAAGTACCCCCCAAGCACCCCTCAAGTGCCCCACAAGTTGCGGGACAAGTAGGCACCAAGTTGGCACTAAGTCGGCACCAAGTTGAAATATTGCGGAAATGCATTAAAGACAGCATGTTAGTTGATCTTATGGCAATTGCAGAGCGTTCTGATCGCACCAAGTTCAGGCACCAAGTCTTGAATCCGCTCATCAAAGCCGGATGGATCGAAATGACCATCCCCGAAAAACCACGCAGCTCGAAACAGCGGTACCGCACCACCGCTGCCGGTCGCACAGTCCTTGCGCACGCTGAAAAGGAGACTCCTTCATGACCCCTCCCTCCGGTTACACCGAAGACGCCCTGATCGAACGACCGGCCATTGCCCTCCTGGCTGCGCTGGGCTGGCAGACTCTCAACGCCTATCACGAGTTCGACCACGGCGCGAGCAGTCTGGGCCGGGAGACCAGGGATGAGGTGGTGCTGAAATCCCGCCTGCGGGAAGCGTTGCTGAGGCTCAATCCCGAGGCCTCGCCGGAGGCCGTCCATCAGGCGATCGAGGAACTGACCCGCGACCGGTCCCGGATGAGCGCGGCGGCTGCCAATCGAGAGATCTACCACCTCCTCAAGAACGGCGTGCGCGTTCCCCGGCCCGATCCCGAAGGCGACGGCGAGACGGTAGAGGTGGTGCGGGTGGTGGACTGGGACGACCCGGCCCAAAACGACTTCCTGCTCTGTTCGCAGTTCTGGGTCACGGGCGAGATGCACACCCGGCGGGCCGACCTGGTGGGCTTCGTCAACGGTTTGCCGCTGCTGTTCATCGAACTCAAGGCCGCCCACCGCCGCCTGGAGACCGCCTTCACCGGCAACCTGCGTGACTACAAGGACACCATCCCGCAGCTTTTCTGGCCCAACGCCCTGGTCATCCTTTCCAACGGCAGCCAAAGCCGTGTGGGCAGCATTACCGCCGGCTGGGAGCACTTCGCCGCATGGAAGAAGGTCGGCAGTGAGGATGAGGCGGGCGAGGGATCGCTGGAGACGATGCTGCGCGGCGTCTGCGACCCGACGCGCTTCCTGGATCTGGTGGAGAATTTCTGCCTCTTTCAGGAGGTCCCCGGCGGGCTAATCAAGCTCACGGCCAAGAACCACCAGTACCTGGGCGTCAACAAAGCGCTTGCGGCCCTGGCCGACATCCGGCAGCGGGAAGGCAAGCTGGGGGTGTTCTGGCACACCCAGGGCAGCGGCAAGAGCGTGGCGATGATGTTCTTCGCCCAGAAGGTGCTGCGCAAACTGCCGGGAAACTGGACCTTCGTGGTCGTCACGGACCGGCAGGAACTGGACGGCCAGATCTACAAGCACTTCGCCTCGGCGGGGGTGGTGACGGAAAACCACGCCCAGGCGGAAAGCAGCAAACACCTGCGGCAGCTCCTCGCCGAGGATCACCGCTACGTCTTCACCCTGATCCACAAGTTCCGCACCGAGCAGGGCGAAACGCATCCGGTGCTCTCGGAACGGTCCGACATCATCGTCATCACCGACGAGGCGCACCGCAGCCAGTACGACACCCTGGCGCTGAACATGCGCACGGCCCTGCCGAACGCCGCCTTTCTGGCTTTCACCGGCACGCCGCTGATCGTCGGCGAAGAGAAGACCCGGCAGGTCTTCGGCGACTACATCAGCGTCTATGACTTCCAGCAGTCGGTGGCCGACGGCGCGACGGTGCCGCTCTACTACGAGAACCGCATCCCGGAACTGCAACTGCTCAATGACAACCTCAACGAGGATATGGAACGCCTCCTGGAGGCGGCTGAACTGGACGAGGAGCAGGAGAAGAAGCTGGAAAGGGAGTTCGCCCGGGAGTACCGCCTGATCACCCGCAACGATCGACTGGAGGCGGTGGCCAAGGACCTGGTAACGCATTTCACGGGACGGGGCTTCCAGGGCAAAGCCATGATGATCTGCATCGACAAGGCCACAGCCATCCGCATGTATGACAAGGTCAAGCGGTACTGGGGCGAAAAGATCGCGGCCTTGCTGGCCGAGGCGGCAGGGGCGGAGGGCGGCTCCCGGGGGGAAATCGAAGCGCAGATTGCCCGGATGAAGGAAACCGACATGGCGGTGGTCGTCTCCCAAGGGCAAAACGAGATTGCCGAGATGAGCGAAAAAGAGCTCGACATCCGCCCGCACCGCAAGCGCATGGTCGATGAGGATCTGGAGACGAAGTTCAAGAATCCCGACGACCCCTTCCGTCTGGTCTTTGTCTGCGCCATGTGGATGACCGGCTTCGACGTGCCGAGCTGCTCGACCCTCTATCTCGACAAACCGATGCGCAACCACACCCTGATGCAGACCATCGCCCGGGCCAACCGGGTCTATCCGGGCAAGGTGAGCGGCCTGATCGTGGACTATGCCGGGGTGTTCCGCAACCTGGAGAGGGCGTTGGCCATCTATGGGGCCGGCGGTACGGCGGGCGGCAATAAGCCGGTTGAAGACAAGTCGGCATTGGTGGCAGCACTGCGTCAGGCGTTGGCGGAGGCCCGGGGGTTATGCCGGGAGCACGGGGTAAACCTTGCAGCCATCCAGGCCGCCGAGGGATTTGCCCGCGTCGGTTTGCTCGATGACGCCGTGGAGGCGCTGGTCGCCTCCGAAGAGATCAAGCTCCGCTATCTCGATCTGACCAACACGGTTCTGCGACTCTACAAGGCCGTGCTGCCCGACCCGGCGGTAAAGGAATTTGCCGCCGAAGTGTCGCCTCTCCAAGTGATCGCCGACAAAATCCGTGCGCTGACACGGCCGGCGGACATCTCTCAGGTCATGCAACAGGTGGAAGGGCTCCTCGATCAGTCGATCGCCACCGAGGGCTATGTGATCCGCGAACCAACCTCACCCTTTGACGCCGATCATTGGCTTGACCTGAGTA contains these protein-coding regions:
- a CDS encoding putative DNA binding domain-containing protein yields the protein MKTTDLDILLQEGEGVMLEYKESLSSSFARELVGFANTAGGKILLGVRDDGTVKGIADTNALRARIQDIARNCDPSVKILLQRIGEVIVVTVRESESKPVQCSDGYFWRQGAVTQKLSRDEIRDLFRSEGAIRFDTSVCPKFRYPQDFDREKYNAWLRLSGITGRPSTEDVLVNIEAAERSGTKLLFRNAGVLFFAKNVRHFFNQAYVTCLLAKGTDKVHILDRKDFAGGIVADIEDSLRFIERNTRTAYRIEGLRREDVPEYPMKALREAITNAVMHRDWFMEGANVFVEIYTDRIEISSPGGLPKGMKLADLGRKSIRRNALLADLLHRITFIEKAGTGIKRMREEARAQHCPPPTFEENGFFTAIFYPSPEVRTQAGAKEAPSTAQVGTKKGSNQAHDKAHDVEATPQVPPKHPSSAPQVAGQVGTKLALSRHQVEILRKCIKDSMLVDLMAIAERSDRTKFRHQVLNPLIKAGWIEMTIPEKPRSSKQRYRTTAAGRTVLAHAEKETPS
- a CDS encoding type I restriction endonuclease subunit R, which translates into the protein MTPPSGYTEDALIERPAIALLAALGWQTLNAYHEFDHGASSLGRETRDEVVLKSRLREALLRLNPEASPEAVHQAIEELTRDRSRMSAAAANREIYHLLKNGVRVPRPDPEGDGETVEVVRVVDWDDPAQNDFLLCSQFWVTGEMHTRRADLVGFVNGLPLLFIELKAAHRRLETAFTGNLRDYKDTIPQLFWPNALVILSNGSQSRVGSITAGWEHFAAWKKVGSEDEAGEGSLETMLRGVCDPTRFLDLVENFCLFQEVPGGLIKLTAKNHQYLGVNKALAALADIRQREGKLGVFWHTQGSGKSVAMMFFAQKVLRKLPGNWTFVVVTDRQELDGQIYKHFASAGVVTENHAQAESSKHLRQLLAEDHRYVFTLIHKFRTEQGETHPVLSERSDIIVITDEAHRSQYDTLALNMRTALPNAAFLAFTGTPLIVGEEKTRQVFGDYISVYDFQQSVADGATVPLYYENRIPELQLLNDNLNEDMERLLEAAELDEEQEKKLEREFAREYRLITRNDRLEAVAKDLVTHFTGRGFQGKAMMICIDKATAIRMYDKVKRYWGEKIAALLAEAAGAEGGSRGEIEAQIARMKETDMAVVVSQGQNEIAEMSEKELDIRPHRKRMVDEDLETKFKNPDDPFRLVFVCAMWMTGFDVPSCSTLYLDKPMRNHTLMQTIARANRVYPGKVSGLIVDYAGVFRNLERALAIYGAGGTAGGNKPVEDKSALVAALRQALAEARGLCREHGVNLAAIQAAEGFARVGLLDDAVEALVASEEIKLRYLDLTNTVLRLYKAVLPDPAVKEFAAEVSPLQVIADKIRALTRPADISQVMQQVEGLLDQSIATEGYVIREPTSPFDADHWLDLSKIDFEKLAEKFKTGRRRTLNEKLKGTVAQKLMVLVRKNRTRMDYLEQFQAMIDAYNAGSLNAEEFFLQLVAFARSLNEEEQRGVGEQLSEEELALFDLLTKPQIDMSDADREKVKATARELLSTLKAGKLVLDWRKRQQARAEVRVTIEKLLDQGLPRIYTPKLFEQKTTAVFQHVYDAYYGAGRSVYEKGNSLGAAYEAH